A genomic window from Solanum dulcamara chromosome 11, daSolDulc1.2, whole genome shotgun sequence includes:
- the LOC129874311 gene encoding phospholipase D delta-like: MSEPKMIIFHGDLQLHIIEARHLPNFDITSDRLRRCFTFGGICGKPHDSTADPGGDDQRSNKKDHHRNIITSDPYVTVSVPQTALARTRVISNSQYPFWDEHFLIPLAHPIAYLEFRVKDDDLFGAEIMGKVKIPAETIATCEDISGWFPIIGSSGKPDTALRLHMKFYPYDKNPLYKCGIASDPQHLGVRNSYFPVRKGSSVKLYQDAHVSNNVKFPEIELENGTDFEHNKCWEDICYAISEAHHLIYIVGWSVFHKIKLIREPTRPLPRGGDLTLGELLKYKSQEGVRVLLLLWDDKTSHDKFFINTEGLMGTHDEETKKFFKHSTVICVLSPRYASSKLSIMKQQVVGTMFTHHQKCILVDTQAPGNNRKITAFLGGLDLCDGRYDTPEHRLFRDLDTVFKDDFHQPNFPPGTKAPREPWHDLHCRIDGPAAYDVLINFAQRWRRATKWREFSFLKKTMSRWHDDAMLKIERISWILSPAFAVSKERTEIPEDDPELYVAREDHPENWHVQIFRSIDSGSVQGFPKSTDVAEEQNLISSKDLVVDKSIEAAYIQAIRSAQHFIYIENQYFLGSSYAWPSYKDAGADHLVPMELALKIADKIRSKERFCVYVVMPMWPEGDPKSTTMQEILYWQSQTMQMMYQVIARELKSMQLLDSHPLDYLNFYCLGNREANAQSSCDADKVSDSFKFQRFMIYVHAKGMIVDDEYVILGSANINQRSLAGSKDTEIAMGAYQPHHSWGKKQQNPRGQIYGYRMSLWAEHLGTLEDCFQEPEALECVRRVNAVAEDNWKRYTADNFSELNGHLLKYPIQVDADGKVGSLPEFECFPDLGGKIVGNPSPTIPDVLTT; this comes from the exons ATGTCTGAACCAAAAATGATAATATTCCATGGAGATTTACAACTCCATATTATTGAAGCTCGTCATTTACCAAACTTCGACATAACTTCCGATCGTCTTCGCCGTTGCTTCACTTTCGGTGGAATCTGCGGTAAACCACATGATTCCACCGCCGACCCCGGCGGAGATGATCAACGGAGTAATAAGAAAGATCACCACCGGAATATCATTACTAGTGACCCATATGTCACCGTTTCAGTTCCACAAACCGCTCTAGCCCGTACTCGGGTCATATCTAACTCACAATACCCAttttgggatgagcattttctgATCCCTTTAGCTCATCCTATAGCCTATTTGGAGTTTCGGGTCAAGGATGATGACCTATTCGGGGCGGAAATTATGGGTAAAGTGAAAATTCCGGCGGAGACTATCGCAACCTGTGAGGATATCTCCGGTTGGTTTCCTATTATTGGGTCTTCCGGGAAACCCGATACGGCTCTTCGGTTACACATGAAATTTTACCCTTATGATAAAAACCCATTGTACAAATGCGGGATTGCTTCAGATCCTCAACATTTAGGTGTGAGGAATTCGTATTTTCCAGTGAGAAAAGGGAGTTCAGTAAAACTATACCAAGATGCTCATGTAAGTAATAATGTgaagtttccagaaattgaattGGAAAATGGTACAGATTTTGAACACAATAAATGTTGGGAAGATATATGTTATGCAATTTCAGAAGCTCATCATTTGATTTACATTGTTGGGTGGTCTGTTTTTCATAAGATTAAGTTAATCAGAGAACCCACAAGGCCATTGCCAAGAGGTGGTGATTTGACACTTGGTGAATTGCTTAAATACAAATCACAAGAAGGTGTGCGAGTTCTGTTGTTACTTTGGGATGATAAAACTTCTCATGATAAGTTCTTCATTAACACG GAAGGATTAATGGGAACTCACGATGAGGAGACCAAAAAGTTCTTTAAGCATTCAACTGTGATTTGTGTTCTGTCACCACGTTATGCTAGCAGTAAGCTCAGCATTATGAAGCAACAG GTTGTTGGAACCATGTTCACGCATCACCAGAAGTGCATTCTTGTTGATACACAGGCTCCTGGTAATAATAGAAAAATTACAGCATTCTTAGGAGGTCTTGACCTCTGTGATGGTCGGTATGACACACCTGAACATCGCTTATTCCGTGATCTAGACACTGtatttaaagatgattttcatcaGCCTAACTTTCCT CCAGGGACCAAGGCCCCGAGGGAGCCATGGCATGATTTGCACTGTAGAATTGATGGACCTGCTGCATATGACGTGCTTATAAACTTTGCTCAGCGATGGAGGAGAGCAACAAAATGGAGGGAATTCTCTTTTCTTAAGAAAACGATGTCCCGTTGGCATGATGATGCAATGCTAAAAATTGAGCGTATCTCATGGATACTCAGCCCTGCCTTTGCTGTTTCCAAAGAAAGGACTGAGATTCCAGAGGATGATCCCGAACTATATGTAGCTAGGGAAGATCACCCAGAAAATTGGCACGTGCAG ATCTTTCGTTCCATTGATTCAGGTTCAGTGCAAGGTTTTCCCAAGAGTACTGATGTTGCTGAGGAACAG AACCTTATTAGCTCAAAAGATCTGGTAGTAGACAAAAGCATTGAAGCAGCATATATCCAGGCGATAAGATCTGCTCAGCATTTCATATATATTGAAAATCAGTATTTTCTTGGGTCATCTTACGCTTGGCCATCATACAAAGATGCAG gAGCTGATCATCTGGTACCAATGGAGTTGGCACTGAAAATTGCTGATAAAATTAGATCCAAGGAACGGTTTTGTGTATACGTTGTTATGCCCATGTGGCCCGAGGGGGATCCCAAGTCAACTACTATGCAAGAAATTCTATACTGGCAG AGCCAGACAATGCAGATGATGTATCAAGTTATTGCAAGGGAGCTCAAGTCAATGCAGCTTTTAGACTCACATCCACTggattatttaaatttttactgCCTTGGCAACCGTGAAGCAAATGCTCAATCTTCTTGTGATGCTGATAAG GTCTCGGATTCGTTTAAATTTCAGCGTTTCATGATATATGTGCATGCTAAAGGAATGATAGTAGATGATGAATATGTCATTCTGGGTTCTGCCAACATAAATCAACGATCTTTAGCTGGGTCGAAGGACACTGAGATAGCTATGGGTGCCTATCAGCCGCATCACTCCTGGGGAAAGAAGCAGCAGAATCCACGGGGACAG ATCTATGGATATAGAATGTCTCTGTGGGCAGAGCATCTCGGAACGTTAGAAGATTGTTTCCAAGAACCAGAAGCATTAGAATGTGTAAGGAGAGTGAATGCAGTTGCTGAAGATAACTGGAAGAGATACACAGCTGATAATTTCAGTGAATTGAATGGGCATCTTCTCAAGTATCCCATACAAGTGGATGCTGATGGCAAAGTAGGTTCCTTACCTGAATTTGAATGTTTTCCAGATCTTGGGGGTAAAATAGTTGGAAACCCGTCCCCTACCATCCCGGATGTTTTGACCACTTGA